In Bombus pyrosoma isolate SC7728 linkage group LG18, ASM1482585v1, whole genome shotgun sequence, a single genomic region encodes these proteins:
- the LOC122577214 gene encoding histone-lysine N-methyltransferase SETMAR-like codes for MEEQDANFRHILLYYFRKVKNAQRSGRPVEVDETHIKDIIDSDRHSTTCEIAENVSRTCMKKKLKQLGYVKKLDLWLMALA; via the exons atggaaGAGCAAGACGCGAATTTCagacatattttattgtattatttccgAAAAG tgaaaaatGCTCAACGATCTGGCCGTCCAGTTGAAGTTGATGAGACCCATATCAAGGACATTATCGATTCAGATCGTCATAGCACAACGTGTGAGATTGCAGAGAATGTATCTCGTACATgcatgaaaaagaaattaaaacaactTGGCTATGTCAAGAAACTCGATTTATGGCTTATGGCATTAGCTTAA